One Poecilia reticulata strain Guanapo linkage group LG19, Guppy_female_1.0+MT, whole genome shotgun sequence genomic window carries:
- the znf668 gene encoding zinc finger protein 668: MASPQPGSPPPAQQFTPREKDDDSKEEEEAVRDQPVKKRGRGRPPKAKPSFKCSTCTEAFKSMSALQSHKLAAHATQQQQQQQQQQQQHACSECTKTFSSKAQLSKHERTHSSQRPFQCPDCHKAYKTTTELRNHSRSHTGEKPFVCPECGKAFMQAICLRIHTTQHSGERPYSCPLCNKSYPTLSKLKVHERSHTGEKPYFCAECGKSFADPSVFRKHKRNHQGHRPYACEECGKTYTELKDLKNHERSHTGEKPFLCSDCGKAFSRSSSLACHQRIHSQNKPYQCEQCGKGFTQLSSYQSHLRTHSGEKPFLCPQCGKMFSDPSSFRRHQRAHMGFKPYPCDKCSKRFRQPADLAVHERVHSGERPYKCQSCDKAFVASWDLRRHMLVHTGLRPFSCTECDKSFTERSSLNKHRRVHSGERPFKCEECLKSFVVSSSLRKHERTHLAEQQEDSASTSTTGFTPHTTLPQFSCTLCDATFASWDEVQAHEALHPVDPAALHVCRTCSAEFGQLGELEDHAKQHKKLHVCDNCGKGFQNRSGLRKHQKIHSASKPHRCPHCGKAFLFAAYLRKHLRTHPAAAAAPAVPAVDEIIHTDPLPSPPPASTSDPGAMSLTVPVSSFHNLPDYLVKDEGI; this comes from the exons atggCCTCCCCTCAGCCTGGCAGCCCGCCTCCTGCACAGCAGTTTACCCCCCGGGAGAAGGATGATGacagcaaagaagaagaagaggcgGTGAGGGATCAGCCGGTTAAAAAACGCGGCAGAGGCAGACCTCCAAAAGCCAAACCCAGCTTCAAATGCTCCACATGCACAGAGGCTTTCAAAAGCATGTCGGCTCTGCAGAGCCACAAGCtggcagcgcatgcaac gcagcagcagcagcagcagcagcagcagcaacagcagcatgCATGTTCTGAATGCACCAAAACGTTTTCTAGCAAAGCTCAGCTCTCCAAGCATGAACGCACCCACTCCTCCCAGCGGCCCTTCCAGTGTCCGGATTGCCACAAGGCGTACAAGACGACCACGGAGCTGCGCAACCACAGCCGCTCCCACACCGGGGAGAAACCTTTCGTGTGCCCTGAGTGTGGGAAAGCCTTCATGCAGGCTATCTGCCTGCGGATCCACACGACGCAGCACAGTGGTGAGCGACCGTACTCGTGCCCCCTGTGCAACAAGAGCTATCCCACCCTGTCCAAGCTGAAGGTCCACGAACGCTCCCACACCGGAGAGAAGCCATATTTCTGCGCCGAATGCGGGAAGAGCTTTGCCGACCCCTCTGTGTTCAGGAAGCACAAACGCAACCATCAGGGCCACCGTCCATATGCCTGTGAGGAGTGTGGGAAGACGTACACGGAGCTGAAGGACCTGAAGAACCACGAGCGTTCCCACACCGGCGAGAAGCCGTTCCTTTGCTCCGACTGTGGCAAGGCCTTCTCCCGCTCATCGTCGCTGGCATGCCACCAGCGAATCCACTCCCAGAACAAACCCTACCAGTGTGAGCAGTGTGGGAAAGGCTTCACGCAGCTGTCCTCCTACCAGTCCCACCTGCGCACACACTCTGGGGAGAAACCCTTCCTCTGCCCCCAGTGCGGTAAGATGTTTTCCGACCCATCCAGCTTCCGGCGGCACCAGCGCGCCCACATGGGGTTCAAGCCGTACCCCTGCGACAAATGCTCCAAGCGCTTCCGTCAGCCGGCCGACCTGGCCGTGCATGAACGCGTCCATTCTGGGGAGCGGCCGTACAAGTGTCAGAGCTGCGACAAGGCCTTCGTGGCATCTTGGGACCTGCGGCGCCACATGCTGGTCCACACTGGGCTGCGGCCCTTCTCCTGCACCGAGTGCGACAAGTCGTTCACTGAGCGCTCCAGCCTCAACAAGCACCGGCGAGTTCATTCTGGAGAGAGACCCTTCAAATGCGAGGAGTGCCTGAAGTCGTTCGTGGTCTCCTCGAGTCTGCGGAAGCACGAAAGGACTCACCTGGCGGAGCAGCAGGAAGATTCAGCCTCCACCTCCACCACGGGCTTCACCCCCCACACCACGCTGCCACAGTTCTCCTGCACCCTCTGCGACGCCACCTTCGCCTCCTGGGACGAGGTTCAGGCCCACGAGGCGCTCCACCCGGTCGACCCCGCTGCGCTGCACGTCTGCCGAACCTGCAGCGCAGAGTTTGGCCAGCTGGGGGAGCTGGAGGATCATGCCAAGCAGCACAAAAAGCTGCATGTCTGTGACAACTGTGGGAAGGGCTTCCAGAACCGATCGGGGCTGCGGAAGCACCAGAAGATCCACTCGGCCAGCAAACCGCACCGCTGCCCGCACTGTGGGAAGGCCTTCCTGTTCGCCGCGTACCTGCGCAAGCACCTGCGGACTCACCCCGCGGCGGCGGCAGCCCCTGCAGTCCCAGCTGTGGATGAGATCATTCACACAGACCCGCTTCCCTCGCCCCCACCGGCCTCGACCTCTGACCCCGGCGCCATGTCTCTGACCGTACCTGTGAGCTCCTTCCACAACCTCCCAGATTACCTGGTCAAAGATGAAggaatttaa
- the znf646 gene encoding zinc finger protein 646, translating into MSSPLQRMDAYHPLEDDRKFKCNVCGRGYRHAGSLTNHRRTHEVGSFLCSICGKENWNASAMKNHLRSHASLRKYSCADCGKCFRLAAQLQTHQTVHLPRRSTLGSECDQQPERNEDADIAAILTSQPERRSVAPKRPFRCDQCGKSYIHQRSLTNHKKSHQLGEFECTVCFKLCGNMAALYSHQRIHRARGEMDQSAATGSEPDLFQNQKRETPENFCLLCQVSFPGNREFQEHIRLHRSSPEPDVSLPDSGFSPSAAEVLQNFDLSGFDGPDGTDATVISASRSAVKEETSPPDPDERPFRCHTCGKSYRHSGSLINHRRSHQVGAFRCTVCRKQYPHLAALRSHLRLHRQRRPSSRPRRPSSRPRRPSSRPPTEQSWLCPEPLSQQNQTGFGSDQENMAADHTGSETFSTQGLCSQVAMATHMCADCGETFADVAGVKSHSCILLHQHTPCSLTLDPRDAQSPETTEFNYFEQGCHGNSAGEVEDPDEDDDYQCSVCGISYSSMVALRSHLRGHTQSDGALQGADPPQPESGEMMICSSCGVSCISYSHLSSHDCAAEQEVKVSEEEEELRPGGGGGGGVERQHRCDQCGRSYRHAGSLLNHKKSHKTGVFKCSVCQKRFYNLLALKNHQRSHFDLKRFACQECGKAFKLQKQLLNHLRKHKQNRARTQDLSDPVQGVRPEGRWRQAAALDGEKRPFSCDQCGRTYRHAGSLANHRKSHQTGEFSCSVCSNVYCNQLALSNHLRIHLAKRLLCQRCGRGFRGPAQLQAHVCAALRPKAAAGRTGLRSRKPSYQQAAPSCEEEERPFRCDLCPRSYRHAGSLLNHKRTHQTGEFSCTVCAKRFTNRAALRGHARIHRNRKYVCTACGKAFRRASVLQNHQRLHGPAPSFQSQTGLKRQRRLRGQEVTAPPGVQEETEQKCFRCDLCGRSYRHAGSLLNHKKSHAAALHQCNFCLQTFPDAVGLQLHAQIRRQCCSECGKTFCLAAHLQSHMAAHARKPAAAAGSERRAVESSITHDDLQSEDKSHVCEHCGRAYRHAGSLLNHKNSHKTGRFSCAVCRKEFSNLMALKNHRRIHTEPRRYQCLTCGKAFRVSTQLVCHRRIHTKEKPFGCQRCGQTFSSKSNLRHHQKLHQSAAQLSSAGAFLDLEAFL; encoded by the exons ATGTCCAGCCCGCTGCAGCGCATGGATGCTTATCATCCACTAGAGGACGACCGCAAATTCAAATGCAATGTATGTGGGCGTGGCTACAGACACGCCGGCAGCCTGACCAATCACAGACGGACTCATGAAGTGGGTTCGTTCCTGTGCTCCATCTGTGGGAAAGAAAACTGGAACGCCTCGGCCATGAAGAACCACCTGCGCAGCCACGCCTCGCTTAGGAAGTACTCCTGTGCCGACTGCGGGAAATGTTTTCGTCTGGCGGCGCAGCTGCAGACGCACCAGACGGTTCATCTGCCCCGCAGATCCACACTGGGCAGTGAATGCGACCAGCAGCCTGAACGTAACGAGGATGCAGACATCGCTGCGATTCTCACGTCGCAGCCGGAGCGCCGCAGCGTGGCGCCAAAGAGACCCTTTCGCTGCGACCAGTGTGGGAAGTCCTACATCCACCAGCGCAGCCTGACCAATCACAAGAAGAGCCACCAGCTGGGCGAGTTTGAATGCACCGTCTGCTTTAAGCTGTGTGGCAACATGGCCGCCCTCTACAGCCACCAGAGGATCCACAGGGCGCGAGGCGAGATGGATCAGAGTGCGGctaccgggtcagaaccggacctgttccagaaccagaaacgGGAAACTCCAGAGAATTTCTGCCTCCTGTGCCAGGTGTCTTTTCCTGGAAACAGAGAATTCCAGGAGCACATCCGGCTGCACAGGTCTTCGCCTGAGCCGGATGTTTCCCTACCAGATTCCGGCTTCAGTCCGTCTGCTGCAGAGGTTCTACAGAACTTTGATCTGAGTGGGTTTGACGGTCCGGATGGTACAGACGCCACGGTAATCAGCGCATCACGGAGCGCTGTAAAAGAAGAAACGTCCCCTCCGGATCCGGATGAGAGACCCTTCAGGTGTCACACCTGTGGGAAGAGCTACCGTCACTCCGGGAGCCTCATCAACCACCGGCGCTCCCACCAGGTGGGCGCGTTCCGCTGCACCGTGTGCAGGAAGCAGTACCCCCACCTGGCCGCCCTCAGGAGCCACCTGCGCCTCCACCGACAGCGGCGGCCATCTTCCCGGCCGCGGCGGCCATCTTCCCGGCCGCGGCGGCCATCTTCCCGGCCGCCCACAGAGCAGAGCTGGCTCTGCCCGGAGCCTCTGAGCCAGCAGAACCAGACCGGGTTTGGATCAGATCAGGAAAACATGGCCGCCGACCACACCGGCAGCGAAACGTTCTCCACTCAGGGTCTCTGCTCCCAGGTTGCCATGGCGACGCACATGTGCGCGGACTGCGGCGAAACGTTTGCAGACGTAGCCGGGGTCAAATCCCACAGCTGCATCCTGCTGCACCAACACACACCCTGCAGCTTAACCCTCGACCCCAGGGACGCTCAGAGCCCGGAAACAACAGAGTTCAACTACTTTGAGCAGGGTTGCCATGGGAACAGCGCCGGAGAAGTCGAGGATCCCGACGAGGACGATGATTATCAGTGCTCAGTGTGCGGGATCAGCTACAGCAGCATGGTGGCCCTCAGGAGCCACCTGAGGGGCCACACCCAGTCTGACGGCGCTCTGCAGGGCGCCGACCCCCCACAACCAGAGTCGGGGGAGATGATGATCTGCAGTAGCTGCGGTGTCTCCTGCATCAGCTACAGCCACCTCAGCAGCCACGACTGCGCAGCCGAGCAGGAAGTTAAGGTctccgaggaggaggaggagctgaggcccggtggcggcggcggcggcggcgtggAGCGCCAGCATCGGTGTGATCAGTGTGGGCGGTCGTATCGCCACGCCGGCTCGCTGCTCAACCACAAGAAGTCCCATAAAACGGGCGTGTTCAAGTGCTCTGTCTGCCAGAAACGCTTCTACAACCTGCTGGCGCTGAAGAACCACCAGAGGTCACACTTTGACCTCAAGAG gtttgccTGTCAAGAATGTGGAAAAGCCTTCAAgctccagaagcagctgctgaaccacctaagaaaacacaaacagaaccgAGCCAGAACCCAGGATCTGAGCGATCCAGTCCAGGGTGTCCGGCCGGAGGGACGATGGCGGCAGGCGGCAGCACTGGACGGCGAGAAGCGGCCGTTCTCCTGCGACCAGTGTGGCCGGACGTACCGCCACGCCGGGAGCCTGGCCAACCACAGGAAGTCCCATCAGACGGGCGAGTTTTCCTGCTCCGTCTGCAGCAACGTTTACTGCAACCAGCTGGCCTTGAGCAACCACCTGAGGATCCACCTGGCCAAGAGGCTCCTGTGCCAGCGCTGCGGCAGAGGCTTCCGGGGCCCGGCACAGCTGCAGGCGCATGTCTGCGCTGCGCTCAGACCGAAGGCCGCCGCAGGCCGGACGGGCCTCAGGTCCAGGAAGCCCTCCTACCAGCAGGCGGCGCCGTcctgtgaggaagaggagcggccGTTCAGGTGCGACCTTTGCCCCCGCAGCTACCGGCACGCCGGCTCGCTGCTCAACCACAAGAGGACGCATCAGACGGGCGAGTTCAGCTGCACCGTCTGTGCCAAGCGCTTCACCAACCGCGCGGCGCTGCGCGGCCACGCCCGCATccacaggaacaggaagtacGTGTGTACGGCGTGCGGGAAGGCCTTCCGCCGCGCCAGCGTCCTGCAGAACCACCAGCGGCTCCACGGACCGGCGCCGAGCTTCCAGAGTCAGACCGGGCTGAAGAGGCAGCGCCGCCTCAGGGGTCAGGAGGtcacagcgccccctggagtCCAGGAAGAGACAGAACAGAAGTGCTTCAG GTGTGACCTGTGTGGGCGCTCGTACCGCCACGCCGGATCGCTGCTCAACCACAAGAAGTCCCACGCTGCAGCGCTGCACCAGTGCAACTTCTGCCTGCAGACGTTTCCCGACGCCGTCGGCCTGCAGCTGCACGCCCAGATCCGCCGCCAGTGCTGCTCCGAATGCGGCAAAACCTTCTGCCTGGCGGCTCACCTGCAGAGCCACATGGCGGCTCACGCCAGGAAGCCAGCCGCCGCCGCCGGGTCAGAGCGCCGCGCCGTGGAGAGCAGCATTACACACGACGACCTGCAGAGCGAGGACAAGAGCCACGTGTGCGAGCACTGCGGCCGCGCCTACCGCCACGCCGGATCGCTACTCAACCACAAGAACAGCCACAAGACGGGCCGCTTCTCCTGCGCCGTCTGCCGCAAGGAGTTCTCCAACCTGATGGCGCTGAAGAACCACCGCCGCATCCACACCGAGCCCCGGCGCTACCAGTGCCTGACCTGCGGCAAGGCGTTCCGCGTCTCCACGCAGCTCGTCTGCCACCGCCGCATCCACACCAAGGAGAAGCCGTTCGGCTGCCAGCGCTGCGGGCAAACCTTTTCCAGCAAGTCCAACCTGAGGCACCATCAGAAGCTGCACCAGAGCGCCGCGCAGCTGAGCAGCGCCGGCGCTTTCCTGGACCTGGAGGCCTTCCTGTGA